A stretch of Podospora bellae-mahoneyi strain CBS 112042 chromosome 5, whole genome shotgun sequence DNA encodes these proteins:
- a CDS encoding hypothetical protein (EggNog:ENOG503PB9G; COG:G; CAZy:GH76): protein MATMPALKCPSRWLTALLATTSCLLPGARATVYKLGTKAEIKESAATLAYDLMLYYKGNQSGEIPGILPGPPTEHKGDYYWWEGGAMMGTYVDYWFLTGDESYNKVVTEGMIHQVGPDEDYMPPNHTASLGNDDQGFWGMSAMLAAENKFPNPPEDQPQWLALAQAVFHTQAAPERHDNTCNGGLRWQVPPTNAGYNYKNTIANGCFFDLGARLAAYTFNQSYADWADKTFQWLWDVGYIDHKDWRVYDGGHVEHNCTDINKAQFSYNAALLLHGSAFMYNYTNGSEIWKTRVDKLWEGMHRDFFEDDIAYEIPCEGRKGACTADMLSFKGYVHRWLSVVTKVAPHTRDKILPVLRTSTEAAVKQCTGGDTGRRCGFYWREGVYVDPAVDKTSGAGEQMNVLAAVSSLLIDDAPPPANNITGLSKPNYNAGSRSRGLSEPLAPITNGDRAGAAILTILILGSAIGSWAWMSFGD from the exons ATGGCGACAATGCCAGCGCTAAAATGCCCGTCGCGATGGTTGACGGCGCTGCTGGCCACCACAAGCTGCTTGCTTCCCGGCGCACGAGCTACCGTCTATAAACTGGGCACAAAAG CCGAAATCAAGGAGTCCGCCGCCACGCTCGCCTACGACCTCATGCTCTATTACAAGGGCAACCAGTCAGGTGAAATTCCCGGCATTCTCCCCGGCCCCCCCACAGAACACAAGGGCGACTACTActggtgggaaggaggagctaTGATGGGCACTTACGTCGATTATTGGTTTCTGACAGGCGATGAGTCCTACAACAAGGTAGTCACCGAAGGCATGATTCACCAGGTCGGTCCCGACGAGGATTACATGCCGCCCAACCACACGGCCTCGCTGGGCAACGACGACCAGGGTTTCTGGGGCATGAGTGCTATGTTGGCGGCCGAGAATAAATTCCCCAACCCGCCAGAGGACCAGCCCCAGTGGCTCGCCCTGGCCCAGGCTGTTTTCCACACCCAAGCCGCCCCCGAAAGACACGACAACACCTGCAACGGAGGTCTGAGATGGCAGGTTCCGCCCACGAACGCAGGTTACAACTACAAGAACACCATTGCCAACGGCTGCTTCTTTGACTTGGGCGCCCGCCTGGCAGCCTACACCTTCAACCAGTCATATGCCGACTGGGCCGACAAGACGTTCCAGTGGCTGTGGGATGTAGGGTATATTGACCACAAGGACTGGCGTGTGTATGACGGTGGCCACGTCGAGCACAACTGCACCGACATCAACAAAGCCCAGTTCAGCTACAACGCTGCCCTCTTGCTGCACGGGAGCGCCTTCATGTATAACTACACCAACGGCAGTGAGATTTGGAAGACGAGAGTCGACAAGCTGTGGGAGGGCATGCATCGCGATTTCTTCGAGGACGACATCGCCTACGAAATTCCCTGCGAGGGCCGCAAGGGCGCCTGCACGGCAGACATGTTGTCGTTTAAGGGCTACGTCCACCGCTGGCTGTCCGTGGTCACCAAGGTCGCCCCGCATACCCGGGACAAGATCCTCCCGGTCTTGAGGACGTCTACCGAAGCTGCTGTCAAGCAGTGCACAGGAGGTGACACAGGTCGGAGGTGTGGCTTCTACTGGAGGGAGGGTGTCTATGTTGATCCTGCCGTCGACAAGACGAGCGGCGCTGGCGAGCAGATGAATGTGTTGGCTGCCGTGTCCAGCTTGCTGATCGATGACGCACCTCCTCcggccaacaacatcacagGTCTGAGCAAGCCCAACTACAACGCTGGTTCCAGGTCCAGAGGTCTGAGTGAGCCGCtcgcccccatcaccaacggcGACAGGGCGGGCGCGGCCATCTTGACCATCCTCATTCTCGGAAGTGCCATTGGTTCCTGGGCCTGGATGAGCTTTGGGGATTAA
- a CDS encoding hypothetical protein (COG:H; EggNog:ENOG503NX1U), with the protein MVGFTSFLLLGGAAAASVNLNSHPVRLETRHAVTSRLGNIHLFVERDVASPVTVSYGSCSSLSARDAHHTVGEIQGKRQETRLVWKLPERSESGGCLSAWNSAGQLLGRSEPQLLENRHAKRAEKRAAIAMTNATGIETLGPWFEGVKLLQDQQPGPIDVKAAKEKEVAIVGAGMSGLMSYLVLTQAGLKNVKIIEAGNRLGGRVHTEYLRGKAFDYSYQEMGPMRFPWTYNDPATNSTLEITDSQIVFQVAEEINKLNRNSKNLTVSFQPWYQSSPNGLVYRNGFKLPSGLPPTSAQIAADPSLGTPSMPRDNSTIALAAALSEYMPPSSVYADVANNMFKAHKDWIENGLKGLGGDTWSEFAFLTHHLGGSLNDTDVIGGSDHSYWSSIYSGAYFRAASWKTIDGGLNRLPLAFHPLVNKDTIMNRAVERVAFSTDSKTGSKKVQLSYRDSNPRSGKKSKLSSAGYDYAIISAPFSVVRSWRMPTLPATISNAIRKLEYANACKVALEYKTRFWEKYANPILGSCSTSTDIPGIGSICYPSYNINGTGPASILASYDTGALLESLSEEEHVQYVLDAMTEIHGEETRKLYTGRYNRRCWAQDELTRGGWANPSIGQHQLYIPEYFKTYDGLIFVGEHTSYTHAWIASALESGIRGGVQLLLELGLVDEAKEAVDKWMARWIDI; encoded by the exons ATGGTCGGCTTTAcatctttcctcctcctcggaggtgctgctgctgcttcagtcaacctcaacagccaCCCTGTTAGGCTCGAGACTCGCCATGCCGTGACCTCTCGCCTTGGCAACATCCACCTGTTTGTCGAGAGAGACGTGGCCAGTCCTGTCACCGTTTCCTACGGTTCTTGTTCATCTCTCTCTGCTAGAGATGCCCATCACACCGTGGGCGAGATCCAGGGAAAGAGACAGGAGACACGCCTTGTGTGGAAGCTTCCCGAGAGGTCTGAGTCTGGGGGATGCCTCTCCGCCTGGAACTCCGCCGGGCAGCTTCTGGGGAGGAGTGAGCCTCAGCTCCTCGAGAATCGCCACGCAAAGAGAGCAGAGAAGCGAGCTG CCATCGCCATGACCAATGCCACGGGAATTGAAACCCTTGGTCCCTGGTTCGAGGGtgtcaagctcctccaggACCAACAACCGGGGCCCATTGACGTCAAGgccgccaaggagaaggaggtcgCCATTGTGGGTGCCGGCATGTCTGGGCTGATGAGCTATCTCGTCCTCACTCAAGCGGGCCTCAAGAATGTCAAGATCATTGAGGCCGGCAACCGTCTTGGTGGCAGAGTTCACACCGAGTACCTGCGCGGCAAGGCTTTCGATTACTCCTACCAGGAGATGGGCCCGATGCGGTTCCCCTGGACCTACAATGATCCAGCAACCAACAGCACGCTCGAAATCACCGACTCTCAGATCGTCTTCCAGGTCGCCGAGGAGATCAACAAACTGAACAGGAACAGCAAGAACCTCACCGTCAGCTTCCAGCCTTGGTACCAGAGCTCACCAAACGGACTGGTCTACAGGAACGGTTTCAAGCTCCCATCCGGTCTGCCACCAACTTCTGCCCAGATTGCGGCCGATCCTTCCTTGGGGACCCCTTCTATGCCCCGGGACAACTCGACCATCGCTTTGGCTGCGGCCCTGAGCGAGTACATGCCTCCCAGCAGTGTGTATGCGGATGTGGCCAACAACATGTTCAAGGCTCACAAGGACTGGATCGAGAACGGTCTCAAGGGTCTTGGAGGTGATACGTGGTCCGAGTTTGCTTTCCTGACACACCATCTTGGAGGTAGCCTCAACGACACAGATGTTATTGGCGGAAGCGATCACAGCTACTGGTCCAGCATCTACAGCGGCGCTTATTTCCGAGCCGCCTCCTGGAAGACCATCGATGGCGGCCTCAACCGTCTCCCCTTGGCTTTTCACCCGTTGGTCAACAAGGATACCATCATGAACCGCGCCGTCGAGCGTGTTGCCTTCTCCACCGACTCCAAGACGGGTTCCAAGAAGGTCCAGCTCTCCTACCGAGACAGCAACCCCCGCAGTGGGAAGAAGTCCAAGCTCTCCTCTGCCGGCTACGATTACGCCATTATCTCTGCTCCCTTCTCAGTCGTCCGCTCCTGGAGAATGCCCACCCTCCCtgccaccatctccaacgccaTCCGCAAGCTCGAGTACGCCAACGCCTGCAAGGTCGCCCTCGAGTACAAGACGCGCTTCTGGGAGAAGTAcgccaaccccatcctcggcAGTTGCAGCACCTCCACCGACATCCCCGGTATCGGCTCCATCTGCTACCCATCCTACAACATCAACGGCACCGGGCCCGCTTCCATTCTGGCGAGTTATGACACTGGCGCGCTGCTTGAGTCCCTGTCAGAAGAAGAGCACGTCCAGTATGTGTTGGACGCCATGACCGAGATCCACGGCGAGGAGACGAGGAAGCTGTACACTGGTCGGTACAACAGGCGGTGCTGGGCTCAAGACGAGCTCACCAGGGGTGGCTGGGCGAACCCAAGTATTGGACAGCATCAGCTATATATTCCCGAGTACTTCAAGACTTATGATGGG TTGATCTTTGTCGGCGAGCACACCAGCTACACGCATGCTTGGATTGCCTCTGCTTTGGAGAGCGGTATCAGAGGTGGTGTTCAGCTTCTTTTGG AACTTGGGCTGGTTGatgaggccaaggaggctgtTGACAAATGGATGGCGAGATGGATCGATATCTGA
- a CDS encoding hypothetical protein (EggNog:ENOG503PZPW) produces MSSYSIPLSLLMLLLPRSSFAQSFVGGTSPLSSAPYGLPAAPFLETIRGFNSISNASFPITGYNLSIPAGAADGTASRVQGWALEIGIIPDVSLSGVASTLSDKKKQFMTTTTLKIIPPDEGLVPGFNASTWRVCAMVFTGGLVQGTGNTSQILKDGGDGGCEQMLPSDCINQLQVNGLAGNGGKEGGCSDVSVPAVCQEYFRLVGVEGDSPVGTGYEITPISKNENSVNPLAADRSSLFFAAGSSPTEKGNSSSIREAEHMIWPVLMTWTHFAESGEVHDSSGSLSCVQAKQTVNEEASSEAWQRKTSKLVLAMGLGVVGVFVVG; encoded by the exons ATGTCCTCTTACTCGATCccgctctccctcctcatgcTGCTCCTGCCCCGCTCCTCCTTTGCCCAATCTTTTGTCGGCGGCACCTCTCCCTTGTCTTCTGCCCCCTATGGTCTCCCGGCTGCTCCCTTTCTCGAGACCATCAGGGGATtcaactccatctccaacgccTCATTTCCCATCACGGGGtacaacctctccatccccgcCGGGGCAGCAGATGGCACCGCCTCCCGGGTGCAAGGCTGGGCGTTGGAGATAGGAATCATCCCTGATGTCTCCCTTTCCGGTGTGGCGTCTACCCTATCcgacaaaaagaagcagtTCATGACGACCACGACGCTCAAAATCATCCCCCCTGACGAGGGGCTAGTTCCGGGATTTAATGCCAGCACCTGGAGGGTTTGCGCCATGGTGTTCACGGGCGGGTTGGTTCAGGGGACGGGGAATACGAGTCAGATTCtgaaagatggtggtgatggggggtgtGAGCAGATGCTGCCGAGTGATTGCATCAATCAGTTACAGGTGAATGGGTTGGCGGGGAAcggggggaaggaaggaggtTGTAGTGATGTGAGTGTGCCCGCGGTTTGTCAGGAGTATTTcaggttggtgggggtggagggcgaTAGTCCTGTTGGGACGGGTTATG AGATTACGCCGATTAGCAAGAATGAGAACAGCGTGAACCCGCTGGCTGCGGATAGGAGCTCATTGTTTTTCGCGGCTGGCTCGAGCCCAACAGAGAAGGGGAATAGCTCGTCGATTCGGGAGGCTGAGCACATGATCTGGCCGGTGCTGATGACTTGGACGCACTTTGCGGAGAGCGGCGAGGTTCATGACAGCTCGGGATCGTTGAGCTGTGTCCAGGCCAAGCAGACAGTCAATGAAGAGGCTAGCTCAGAGGCCTGGCAAAGAAAGACGTCGAAGTTGGTGTTGGCCATGGGcctgggtgttgttggggtttttgttgttggttga
- the ARC18 gene encoding subunit of the Arp2/3 complex (COG:Z; BUSCO:EOG09264S3E; EggNog:ENOG503P3AM) translates to MPAYNSMFNTDPNPPRLIGNFPLLPLRTKIRGPVYPLPFPEPALPENESPDQDSESYDILDEVLALFRANTFFRNFEIQGHADRLLIYGIWFVSDCLGKIKPTASRREATKEVNNLALDTNFAIPGDPSWPLRQMYEPPRDRQDAEVLRQYMMQVRQELAERLLARVYADDETRPSKWWLSFTKRKFMGKGL, encoded by the exons ATGCCA gccTATAACTCCATGTTCAACACCGACCCCAACCCGCCCCGTTTAATAGGcaacttccccctcctccccctccgaacCAAGATCCGCGGCCCTGTCTACCCGCTCCCTTTCCCCGAGCCGGCCCTCCCCGAGAATGAGTCCCCCGACCAGGACTCAGAGTCCTACGACATCCTCGACGAGGTCCTCGCTCTCTTCCGCGCCAACACCTTCTTCCGCAACTTTGAGATCCAGGGCCATGCCGACCGGCTGCTAATCTATGGCATTTGGTTCGTCTCGGACTGCCTGGGCAAGATCAAGCCGACGGCGTCGAGAAGGGAGGCGACCAAGGAGGTGAACAACTTGGCGTTGGATACCAACTTTGCCATTCCGGGCGACCCGAGCTGGCCGTTGAGACAG ATGTACGAGCCTCCCCGCGACAGACAAGACGCCGAGGTCCTTAGACAGTACATGATGCAGGTCCGACAAGAGCTGGCGGAGCggttgttggcgagggtttATGCCGATGATGAGACACGGCCGAGCAAGTGGTGGTTGAGCTTCACCAAGAGGAAGTTCATGGGCAAGGGTCTTTAA
- the TRM6 gene encoding tRNA (adenine(58)-N(1))-methyltransferase non-catalytic subunit trm6 (BUSCO:EOG09261I0F; EggNog:ENOG503NU3W; COG:J): MHSLIRPNAWVGLKLPSGSTKIIQIVPDTTISLGKYGAFPANLVLGRPYHLTFEVLDKTPEEAFSRLRIVPASELHAEVIAEEDEAEGKTTAADRDANAVLTATEGEEFSLVDEQGNIVARSGREVIDDSAIQKLTHDEIEELKREGNNAGKDVIAKLMLSHTALDQKTTFSLAKYKLLKTKKYIRRFQVVPIDVATFAQWQLEEKDASKIMDMRAEMFGLVGCWGNVHYGGEDSMIDDPHSRTDQGEETCVPIQPDELKGRWLVVDDTCGMLVAAMAERMGVLYPKEEEGEDATVAEQAPAREAKREVKTDAQTQNGTAQENGDVDMVDVVPETTVPERPKMTTTNKKQKVRPRGSDFAIPFSQTNTLTVIHSTSQPNLSLLNYWNFDITAPNHPPHPLLNHLLNLTWLQLLKPELDTSYSTEPPTASAEELASWKPSRRGNFHRKRRRFARTRYIVDSTRAGNFSGLVCASSMDPISILKHTLPLLAGGAPVAIYSPSIEPLAALADCFSVPRRTAWTSGNVPETVGKSLEELEHWEGNEQFPLNPTLLQGVSIQTSRARRWQVLPMRTHPLMTERGGADGYIFTAWRAKPAEGRVEARGKFKKIQPSSSKKAAKIDGEGTPAETPATGEEEDSATVGKRKRADTLPPLDTEGTPAPENAATGDVASPTKKRKVDGEAKVEEV; encoded by the exons ATGCATTCCCTCATCCGCCCCAATGCCTGGGTTGGCCTCAAGCTGCCCTCAGGGTCAACAAAGATCATCCAAATCGTTCCAGATAC GACGATCTCCCTAGGAAAATATGGCGCATTTCCCGCAAACCTTGTTCTCGGTCGCCCGTATCATCTCACCTTCGAAGTATTAGACAAGACTCCCGAAGAGGCTTTTTCCCGTCTTCGAATCGTTCCCGCCAGCGAGCTCCACGCCGAGGTCATCgccgaagaggatgaggccgAAGGAAAAACCACTGCGGCAGACCGAGATGCCAATGCCGTGCTGACCGCGACCGAGGGCGAAGAGTTCAGTTTGGTGGACGAGCAGGGTAATATCGTTGCTCGATCCGGCCGTGAAGTTATCGACGACAGCGCCATCCAAAAGTTGACACACGACGAGATCGAGGAGCTCAAGCGGGAGGGAAACAATGCCGGCAAGGATGTAATCGCCAAGCTGATGTTATCTCATACAGCCCTCGACCAGAAGACGACGTTCAGTTTGGCCAAGTACAAGCTACTCAAGACGAAGAAGTACATCCGCCGCTTTCAGGTCGTCCCCATTGACGTCGCTACTTTTGCGCAATGgcagttggaggagaaggatgctAGCAAGATCATGGACATGCGCGCCGAAATGTTTGGGCTTGTCGGATGCTGGGGAAATGTGCACTACGGCGGCGAGGACAGCATGATTGACGACCCCCACTCTCGGACCGACCAGGGCGAGGAGACGTGCGTTCCAATTCAACCAGATGAGCTCAAGGGCAGGTGGCTGGTGGTTGACGATACCTGCGGCATGTTGGTGGCAGCCATGGCTGAGAGAATGGGGGTGCTATAcccaaaggaggaggagggcgaagaCGCGACTGTGGCTGAACAGGCACCGGCAAGAGAGGCCAAGCGGGAGGTCAAGACGGACGCCCAGACTCAGAATGGAACCGCGCAGGAAAATGGGGATGTTGATATGGTAGATGTGGTGCCGGAAACGACAGTACCTGAAAGGCCCAAGAtgacaacaaccaacaagaagcaaaaggttAGGCCCAGGGGGTCCGACTTTGCCATTCCGTTCTCCCAAACCAATACCCTCACGGTCATTCACAGCACCAGCCAGCCAAACCTCTCGCTCCTCAATTACTGGAACTTTGACATCACAGCACCAAatcacccaccccaccctcttctcaaccacctcctcaacctcacctggTTACAACTCCTCAAGCCTGAGCTTGACACCTCATATTCTACCGAACCACCGACAGCGTCAGCAGAGGAGCTGGCTTCATGGAAGCCTAGCCGTCGGGGTAACTTTCACCGGAAGCGCCGTCGGTTTGCGCGCACTCGGTACATTGTCGACTCAACGCGTGCCGGTAACTTCTCAGGTCTAGTTTGCGCCTCGTCCATGGACCCCATCTCCATTCTCAAGCACACCCTTCCACTGTTGGCAGGCGGAGCCCCTGTTGCCATATACTCGCCCTCCATTGAGCCATTGGCTGCGTTGGCTGACTGCTTCAGCGTCCCCCGGCGCACCGCCTGGACAAGCGGGAACGTGCCCGAGACGGTAGGGAAGAGCCTGGAGGAACTGGAGCACTGGGAAGGGAACGAGCAGTTCCCGTTGAATCCTACCTTACTTCAGGGCGTGAGCATACAGACCAGCCGCGCCAGAAGATGGCAGGTGTTGCCCATGAGAACACATCCTCTTATGACAGAGCGTGGAGGAGCTGACGGGTATATCTTTACTGCGTGGAGGGCAAAGCCAGCCGAGGGCAGAGTGGAGGCCAGAGGAAAGTTCAAGAAGATTCAACCCAGCAGTAGCAAAAAGGCTGCCAAGATAGACGGGGAGGGCACGCCAGCTGAAACACCAGCgacgggcgaggaggaggatagtgCTACGGTTGGGAAGCGGAAGAGAGCCGACACCTTACCGCCTCTGGATACGGAGGGGACTCCGGCTCCCGAGAATGCTGCGACAGGTGATGTCGCGTCACCGACCAAGAAACGGAAGGTTGACGGTGAGgcgaaggtggaggaggtatAA
- a CDS encoding hypothetical protein (EggNog:ENOG503PDIR), with protein sequence MKSTIVSILLSAGACLASPVAQADTPVSTPSPTTLQQGAYWIRGVTPPNYHKYLQTKPANVPGIAVLESHTTAGQFNIEGGQLVNKVSNPPLYLWVEEPADKANPPRTLATFFNTTKSTFGTFAWQGDTLTWSVPSIRRQNVGAWLVCKNQQLFINTGAYGYQTPAGCSDHTIHYYNDKTANN encoded by the exons ATGAAGTCAACCATTGTCTCCATCCTGCTCAGCGCGGGCGCCTGCCTAGCCTCACCTGTTGCTCAAGCAGACACACCAGTCTCCacgccctctcccaccaccctccagcaAGGTGCCTATTGGATTCGTGGCGTGACGCCTCCAAACTATCACAAATACCTCCAGACGAAGCCCGCGAATGTTCCCGGCATCGCTGTTCTCGAGTCACACACCACGGCAGGACAGTTCAACATCGAGGGTGGACAGCTAGTCAACAAGGTATCCAACCCACCGTTGTATCtctgggtggaggagccggCCGACAAGGCCAACCCTCCTCGTACTCTggccaccttcttcaacacgACCAAGTCGACGTTTGGGACGTTTGCGTGGCAGGGAGACACCCTCACGTGGAGCGTGCCGAGCATCAGGAGGCAGAACGTCGGAGCCTGGCTTGTGTGCAAGAACCAGCAATTGTTCATCAACACGGGCGCTTATGGTTATCAGACGCCTGCAGGGTGCTCCGACCATACT ATCCATTACTACAACGACAAGACGGCCAACAACTAG